The Candidatus Neomarinimicrobiota bacterium genome includes the window CTTGGCCATAGAAGGAGTGTACAGCCACTATTCGTCATCTGACACAGAAAAGGCCACTGTCTTCAGTCAGCAAAATGAAATGTTTAAGAACTTCGTGATGAGAACCCGTCAACATGGCTTTAAAGGCATGATCCACATGTCCAACTCAGCCGGCACATTGCATAGCGGTCAGGAACATTATGATGCTGTTAGACTGGGGATCGGACTCTATGGCTATGACACAACACCTGGTCAGCAACATCAGCAGTTTCTTGAACCTGTTATGGAAGTATTGGCTCCCTTGGTTCGTGTTGAACGGATCAGAATCGGGGAATCCGTCAGCTATTCAGAGAAATGGCGAGCATCAATAGACACCAATATTGGTACGTTGCGGATAGGTTATGCAGATGGTTATAGTCGCGCGTTGACCAATCGCGGCATGGTTTCTTTCCAGGGGAAGACCTATCCGGTTATCGGAACGGTCACCATGGATCATATCATGATTGATCTTGGACAGGAGTTTGTGTCATCTGGTAGTCTATTCACGGTCATGGGGGGAGAGATTCCCTCAGTTCAGGTGGCGTCGATTGCAAGTATGTTAAATACTATCACTTATGAAATATGCTGCGGGATATCGCCCCGGGTAGTTCGTAAATATTAGCTTTCCACATTGCTACCCCTGACGAGGCGAAAGTATCTTACAAAAGCTTGTCATGGTTTAACCTGCATTATTCATGAATTATTGCCACGAAGACACTAAGTCACG containing:
- the alr gene encoding alanine racemase — its product is MEAICRVSLDAITNNFQYFQDRVLPAQVIPVVKANAYGHGAVEVTQHLHQELGVTLFAVATLEEACQLATAFPQISILIFSRVFAEELIHLPENTILTIGSMEDASMLRNSVHAGIKVHLNVNTGMNRLGLSPDQAMELIADPKFPLAIEGVYSHYSSSDTEKATVFSQQNEMFKNFVMRTRQHGFKGMIHMSNSAGTLHSGQEHYDAVRLGIGLYGYDTTPGQQHQQFLEPVMEVLAPLVRVERIRIGESVSYSEKWRASIDTNIGTLRIGYADGYSRALTNRGMVSFQGKTYPVIGTVTMDHIMIDLGQEFVSSGSLFTVMGGEIPSVQVASIASMLNTITYEICCGISPRVVRKY